One Brassica oleracea var. oleracea cultivar TO1000 chromosome C7, BOL, whole genome shotgun sequence genomic window carries:
- the LOC106301276 gene encoding 30S ribosomal protein S1, chloroplastic-like isoform X2 has translation MASLAQQFTGLRCSPLSSSSRLSRTPAKNFPQNKSASVSPTIVAAVAMSSGQTRERLELKKMFEDAYERCRTAPMEGVAFTVDDFAAAIEQYDFNSEIGTRVKGTVFKTDANGALVDISAKSSAYLSVEQACIHRIKHVEEAGIVPGIVEEFVIIGENESDDSLLLSLRMIQYELAWERCRQLQAEDVIVKAKVIGANKGGLVALVEGLRGFVPFSQISSKAAAEELLDKEIPLKFVEVDEEQTKLVLSNRKAVADSQAQLGIGSVVLGVVQSLKPYGAFIDIGGINGLLHVSQISHDRVSDIATVLHPGDTLKVMILSHDRDRGRVSLSTKKLEPTPGDMIRNPKLVFEKAEEMAQTFRQRIAQAEAMARADMLRFQPESGLTLSSEGILTVDDVPPAVDL, from the exons ATGGCGTCATTGGCTCAGCAATTCACGGGGTTGAGATGCTCTCCACTCTCTTCCTCCTCTAGGCTATCGAGGACACCGGCCAAAAACTTCCCGCAGAACAAATCCGCCTCCGTCTCTCCGACGATCGTGGCGGCGGTTGCGATGTCTAGCGGGCAGACAAGAGAGCGTCTCGAGCTGAAGAAGATGTTCGAGGACGCTTACGAGCGATGCAGAACTGCTCCCATGGAAGGTGTCGCCTTCACCGTCGACGATTTCGCGGCTGCTATTGAGCAATACGACTTCAATTCCGAAATCGGCACTAGG GTCAAAGGAACGGTGTTCAAGACTGACGCTAATGGTGCATTAGTTGACATTTCCGCAAAGTCTTCGGCTTACTTGTCGGTTGAACAGGCTTGCATTCACAGAATCAAGCATGTGGAAGAAGCTGGTATAGTTCCTGGTATAGTGGAAGAGTTTGTCATCATAGGTGAAAACGAAAGTGATGACAGTTTGCTGTTGAGCTTAAGAATGATCCAGTACGAACTTGCTTGGGAACGATGCAGGCAGCTTCAGGCTGAGGATGTCATTGTCAAGGCTAAG GTTATTGGTGCTAACAAAGGTGGATTAGTGGCTCTAGTGGAGGGTCTTCGTGGATTTGTACCATTCTCGCAAATATCGTCG AAAGCAGCAGCTGAAGAGCTTCTTGATAAAGAAATACCTCTAAAGTTTGTGGAGGTCGATGAGGAACAGACAAAGCTTGTTCTCAGTAACCGTAAAGCTGTAGCAGACAGCCAGGCACAGCTTGGAATTGGATCTGTGGTCCTAGGAGTTGTTCAGAGCTTGAAACCATATGGTGCCTTCATTGACATTGGCGGAATCAACGGACTTCTCCATGTCAGTCAGATCAGTCATGACCGTGTCTCAGATATCGCAACCGTTCTTCATCCCGGTGACACTCTCAAG GTTATGATACTGAGCCACGACCGTGACAGAGGAAGAGTAAGTCTTTCCACCAAGAAGCTGGAGCCTACACCTGGCGATATGATTCGCAACCCAAAACTTGTTTTCGAGAAG GCTGAGGAGATGGCTCAGACGTTCAGACAGAGAATCGCCCAAGCGGAAGCAATGGCCCGTGCTGACATGCTTCGCTTCCAACCTGAG AGTGGACTGACGCTGAGTTCTGAAGGGATA CTCACCGTCGACGACGTTCCTCCAGCCGTTGATCTTTAG
- the LOC106301276 gene encoding 30S ribosomal protein S1, chloroplastic-like isoform X1 — protein MASLAQQFTGLRCSPLSSSSRLSRTPAKNFPQNKSASVSPTIVAAVAMSSGQTRERLELKKMFEDAYERCRTAPMEGVAFTVDDFAAAIEQYDFNSEIGTRVKGTVFKTDANGALVDISAKSSAYLSVEQACIHRIKHVEEAGIVPGIVEEFVIIGENESDDSLLLSLRMIQYELAWERCRQLQAEDVIVKAKVIGANKGGLVALVEGLRGFVPFSQISSKAAAEELLDKEIPLKFVEVDEEQTKLVLSNRKAVADSQAQLGIGSVVLGVVQSLKPYGAFIDIGGINGLLHVSQISHDRVSDIATVLHPGDTLKVMILSHDRDRGRVSLSTKKLEPTPGDMIRNPKLVFEKAEEMAQTFRQRIAQAEAMARADMLRFQPESGLTLSSEGILGPLGSDLPDDGVDLTVDDVPPAVDL, from the exons ATGGCGTCATTGGCTCAGCAATTCACGGGGTTGAGATGCTCTCCACTCTCTTCCTCCTCTAGGCTATCGAGGACACCGGCCAAAAACTTCCCGCAGAACAAATCCGCCTCCGTCTCTCCGACGATCGTGGCGGCGGTTGCGATGTCTAGCGGGCAGACAAGAGAGCGTCTCGAGCTGAAGAAGATGTTCGAGGACGCTTACGAGCGATGCAGAACTGCTCCCATGGAAGGTGTCGCCTTCACCGTCGACGATTTCGCGGCTGCTATTGAGCAATACGACTTCAATTCCGAAATCGGCACTAGG GTCAAAGGAACGGTGTTCAAGACTGACGCTAATGGTGCATTAGTTGACATTTCCGCAAAGTCTTCGGCTTACTTGTCGGTTGAACAGGCTTGCATTCACAGAATCAAGCATGTGGAAGAAGCTGGTATAGTTCCTGGTATAGTGGAAGAGTTTGTCATCATAGGTGAAAACGAAAGTGATGACAGTTTGCTGTTGAGCTTAAGAATGATCCAGTACGAACTTGCTTGGGAACGATGCAGGCAGCTTCAGGCTGAGGATGTCATTGTCAAGGCTAAG GTTATTGGTGCTAACAAAGGTGGATTAGTGGCTCTAGTGGAGGGTCTTCGTGGATTTGTACCATTCTCGCAAATATCGTCG AAAGCAGCAGCTGAAGAGCTTCTTGATAAAGAAATACCTCTAAAGTTTGTGGAGGTCGATGAGGAACAGACAAAGCTTGTTCTCAGTAACCGTAAAGCTGTAGCAGACAGCCAGGCACAGCTTGGAATTGGATCTGTGGTCCTAGGAGTTGTTCAGAGCTTGAAACCATATGGTGCCTTCATTGACATTGGCGGAATCAACGGACTTCTCCATGTCAGTCAGATCAGTCATGACCGTGTCTCAGATATCGCAACCGTTCTTCATCCCGGTGACACTCTCAAG GTTATGATACTGAGCCACGACCGTGACAGAGGAAGAGTAAGTCTTTCCACCAAGAAGCTGGAGCCTACACCTGGCGATATGATTCGCAACCCAAAACTTGTTTTCGAGAAG GCTGAGGAGATGGCTCAGACGTTCAGACAGAGAATCGCCCAAGCGGAAGCAATGGCCCGTGCTGACATGCTTCGCTTCCAACCTGAG AGTGGACTGACGCTGAGTTCTGAAGGGATACTAGGACCACTAGGATCCGACTTGCCAGATGATGGAGTAGACCTCACCGTCGACGACGTTCCTCCAGCCGTTGATCTTTAG
- the LOC106303898 gene encoding craniofacial development protein 1-like, producing MESHNQSEKQSSPEKSGSSSVSKKVAEMWERMNAGVPKKQVNFHSKSSTALPAKNSANSNWTSYLGVDAKKKNEHTIVLKEDSVSDNSCSEEAKSIAAAALAAVRNATATAAAASSRGKVEITEVKDFAGQEIEVKRLVEAGSKEASSSASTSGVDAVLEQIKKKQKLSVLDKTKKDWGEYKEENKGVEDELDKYKKSSDQYLDKVSFLERADYRQFEKERDARLALQSKRKHDDV from the exons ATGGAGTCTCATAACCAATCAGAGAAACAAAGTTCGCCTGAGAAAAGTGGTTCGAGCAGTGTGTCTAAGAAAGTCGCGGAGATGTGGGAGCGAATGAATGCAGGAGTACCAAAAAAGCAAGTCAACTTCCACTCAAAGAGCTCAACCGCTTTGCCCGCTAAAAACTCAGCTAATAGC AACTGGACAAGTTATCTTGGTGTGGATGCGAAGAAGAAGAATGAGCACACAATTGTGCTGAAGGAAGATAGCGTTTCGGACAATAGCTGTAGCGAGGAGGCTAAGAGCATTGCTGCAGCCGCTCTAGCTGCTGTCAGAAACGCTACTGCAACCGCTGCAGCTGCATCGAGCCGTGGCAAGGTTGAG ATAACAGAGGTCAAAGACTTTGCTGGGCAAGAAATCGAAGTGAAGCGGTTAGTGGAAGCGGGTTCAAAGGAAGCCTCCTCCTCTGCATCGACCTCAGGGGTTGATGCGGTTCTTGAGCAGATAAAAAAGAAACAGAAGCTGAGCGTTTTGGACAAGACGAAGAAAGATTGGGGAGAGTACAAGGAGGAGAACAAAGGTGTTGAAGACGAGCTGGATAAGTACAAGAAGAGCTCTGATCAGTATCTGGATAAAGTTTCTTTCTTGGAGAGAGCCGATTACAGACAGTTTGAGAAAGAGAGAGACGCTCGCTTAGCTCTTCAGTCCAAGAGAAAACACGATGATGTCTGA